The sequence TGCAGCTCGCCGCCGTCGCAGCGACCGCGGCCGTCGCCGGTGACCACGATCGTGCGGTCGGTGCCCTGCGGGCCGCCCGAGACCTCGATCGCGAGCAGGTCGCCGGACTCGCCTCCACAGCCCGCCGCCAGCGCGGCGAGCAGCACCGGCGCCCAGCGCCTCATACGGCAACCAGCCGCGCGCCCGCGGTGGCCTTCATGAAGCGCGGCGTGGACATCACCCCGTCCAGGCGGCCCGTGTCCACGGCCATCGTGTCCACGGACGCCGCGCAGGCGTACAGCTCGAGCGTCTCGAGGTCGTACGCCGTGTCGCGCAGCTCGTCGAGCGAGCGGGCGAAGGTCTCGCGCCCGTTCAGGGCGAGCCCGGGCGTCTCCTCCGGGGCCATCGCGCGCTGTCGCAGCGCCGGATCGCACAGCAGCGCGAGCCCGCGAAAGGTCGCGAGGCCGGCGCAGCGCTCGCCCTCGACCGCGGCGGACACGAGCAGCGAGAGGCCCGTGTACAGCCGCTCCGGCTCGCCGCTGGCGAGCACGACGGCGAGGCTGTAGCCGGGAGCGTTCACAATCGAGCCGGTGGAGACCGTAGACGCCCGGGGTCTCACATGCCCCCTCCCGCTGACGATGGCCAAGCGCCGCCTGGCCGCACTGGCCCCGGGCGCCACCCTCGTGGTGCTGGCCACCGACCCCGAGGCGCCGATCGACTTCGCGGCCTGGGCGGCCGACGAGGGCTACGCGCTCGAGGAGCGCAGCGCCGAGGGATGGGTGGAGCTGAGGCTGCGCAGGACCGGCTGAGACGGCCGGGCGGCCACGCGCCACGAGCCTCGCAGCGCGAGCAGCGACGCACACAGCGCGTCGGGGAGCAGCCCCACGCCGGGGAGAGCGTCCGGGTCCGCGTAGCAGCCGAAGTGGGCATGGTCGCGGTAGGTGAAGATCCCCACCGACAGCGCGTGCTCGTCCGACAGCGGCACCACCGGATACGCCTCCGCCAGCTCCGCGCCGAGCATGTAGACCGGCACGCGCGGCCCGGGCACGTTCGAGACCGTGAGGTTGTACACGCGCGAGCTGCCCGCGATCCGGGCCGCGCGCGTCTTCACCGGCGCCGGCAGGCGCCCGACCGCGCCCAGCACCGCCTCGGTGCCCGCCGTCCGCCCGCTGCGCTTGAACGCCGCCGTGCGCTCGTGCACGAGCTGGAGCCGCCGCCGCGGGGAGCGCACGTTCACCGGCAGGTCGACGAAGGCGAAGCTGATGCGGTTGCCGAGCGCGCTGCGCTCCTCGTGGCCGCGGACGCTCACGGGCACCATCGCCTTCAGCGGCTGGGGGATGCGCCCGGCCCGGAGCACGAGGTCGCGCATCCCCCCGGCCACCACAGCCAGGCAGGCGTCGTTGAGCGTTGCTCCCGGTGCGGCGCGGCGGACGGCGTTCAGTTCCTCGATCGGCGCCCGGTAGCCCGCCAGCGTCCGGCGCGGGCCGATCGGCACGTTCACGTGCGAGGACGGCGCCGGACG is a genomic window of Thermoleophilaceae bacterium containing:
- a CDS encoding sulfurtransferase TusA family protein is translated as METVDARGLTCPLPLTMAKRRLAALAPGATLVVLATDPEAPIDFAAWAADEGYALEERSAEGWVELRLRRTG
- a CDS encoding wax ester/triacylglycerol synthase family O-acyltransferase, which encodes MASRTRLTPLDASFLRLETPTAHMHVAWSGVFHPPAAGRRPTLAALRRSVDSRLRHLARFRQRLAFPPLGLGEPYWVDDESFEVARHVTSLAGARDRVSPARFAELCDGVLSVPLDRSRPLWQVYLVPRLDDDRVGLLVKLHHAMVDGKSAVELGLLLFDLTPDAVPVEPEAWEPEARPGPTRLALDALADGAADSLRDVRSAARLASPRGGGRIADTLRRTALAVGEDLLRPAPSSHVNVPIGPRRTLAGYRAPIEELNAVRRAAPGATLNDACLAVVAGGMRDLVLRAGRIPQPLKAMVPVSVRGHEERSALGNRISFAFVDLPVNVRSPRRRLQLVHERTAAFKRSGRTAGTEAVLGAVGRLPAPVKTRAARIAGSSRVYNLTVSNVPGPRVPVYMLGAELAEAYPVVPLSDEHALSVGIFTYRDHAHFGCYADPDALPGVGLLPDALCASLLALRGSWRVAARPSQPVLRSLSSTHPSALRSSSA